One Gloeothece verrucosa PCC 7822 DNA window includes the following coding sequences:
- a CDS encoding creatininase family protein yields the protein MMHGFIPPKRFFPYLTWTDIQAMPDKENVVIIQPVGAIEQHGPHLPIIVDSAISMGVLGKALLKLDAEIPAYALPCLYYGKSNEHWHFPGTITLSAQTLLSVIQEMAQSLYRSGFRKLVLMNSHGGQPQIMEIAARDLHQQYPDFSVFPLFTWRVPHIAKELLTPQELEYGIHAGDAETSILLSLLPEQVKMDQAVKEYPQGLPADSLLSMEGKLPFAWLTAELSQSGVMGDATAASREKGDRLLESVSNGWVQVIKDVYQFRQPKRHKG from the coding sequence ATGATGCACGGTTTTATTCCTCCAAAGCGTTTTTTTCCTTATCTAACCTGGACAGATATTCAGGCCATGCCAGATAAGGAAAATGTGGTGATTATTCAGCCTGTGGGTGCTATTGAACAACATGGGCCCCATTTACCGATTATTGTTGATTCGGCTATCAGTATGGGAGTCTTGGGAAAGGCACTGTTAAAATTAGATGCTGAAATTCCGGCTTATGCTTTACCCTGTTTATATTATGGAAAATCTAACGAACATTGGCATTTTCCAGGCACTATTACCCTCAGCGCCCAAACCTTGTTATCGGTTATCCAAGAAATGGCCCAGAGTCTCTATCGTTCAGGTTTCCGTAAATTGGTATTGATGAATTCTCACGGGGGGCAACCCCAAATTATGGAAATTGCCGCTAGAGACCTACACCAGCAATATCCCGATTTTAGCGTTTTTCCTCTGTTTACCTGGCGAGTTCCTCATATTGCTAAAGAATTACTCACCCCTCAAGAGTTAGAATATGGTATCCATGCAGGAGATGCTGAAACGAGTATTTTGCTCTCTTTGTTGCCGGAACAAGTCAAAATGGATCAGGCCGTCAAGGAATATCCCCAAGGTTTACCGGCAGATAGTTTGCTCTCTATGGAAGGAAAGTTACCTTTTGCTTGGTTGACAGCCGAGTTAAGCCAAAGCGGCGTGATGGGAGATGCTACTGCCGCCAGCCGCGAAAAAGGGGATCGTCTTCTCGAATCTGTTAGTAATGGATGGGTTCAAGTGATTAAAGATGTTTATCAGTTTCGCCAACCTAAGCGGCACAAAGGTTAA
- a CDS encoding S8 family peptidase, with protein MKKFLLLCLFIIGVGFALFNFKGLANKGEYDSVVLNFREDIPTAVISQQLDALASKYKKTASLNSIFSVDGNVYTVSGDKAFITALRNSSLKEYVEYIEPNYIYSALEVPNDPDYSKQWNFRSINVEKAWDETQGEGITVAVIDTGVSRVPDLEETEFVEGYDFVNDKNDATDDNGHGTHVAGTIAQSTNNNYGVAGIAYKAKIMPLKVLSAGGGGTVADIAEAIRFAADHGADVINMSLGGGGESELMEQAIDYAYSKGVVIIAAAGNSGDNASSYPARYPKVISVAALDAAGNKASYSNFGAGVDISAPGGDELAEILQETIDPQTGKAAWVGLHGTSMASPHVAAVAALIKAEGISDPQEILEVLLQSSRKITEDPFNYYGAGQLDAAASVELAHKGKISLRHFFRWLRDNGYLSLRFWFDGGAVALMPKILMIVGSYLLAWFLRTYLPFALPLNFGLIMGSTGLFFLRGFYVFDLPQWPFRLMGSSIPELGSIIQGSPLLNPIVASVLIPFGLIALFLGHEKLKWFAIGTTLGVASCLAVSAAIDPGLQWIASPEIARIFLGINALLCFGLAFLASRGELKLS; from the coding sequence ATGAAGAAGTTTTTGTTACTGTGCTTATTTATCATAGGAGTAGGATTTGCCCTATTCAATTTTAAAGGATTAGCCAATAAGGGAGAATATGACTCGGTTGTGCTAAATTTTCGAGAAGATATTCCGACGGCTGTTATTAGTCAACAATTAGACGCACTCGCGTCAAAATACAAAAAAACAGCCAGCCTCAACAGTATATTTTCGGTGGACGGAAATGTTTATACTGTCAGTGGGGATAAAGCCTTTATAACGGCTCTACGCAACTCTTCTTTGAAAGAATATGTAGAGTATATTGAACCTAACTATATATATAGTGCCTTAGAAGTGCCCAACGACCCAGACTACAGCAAACAGTGGAACTTCCGCAGTATTAATGTAGAAAAGGCATGGGATGAAACCCAAGGCGAAGGAATAACCGTTGCGGTGATCGATACAGGCGTGAGTCGAGTACCCGACTTAGAAGAAACAGAATTTGTCGAAGGATACGACTTTGTTAATGACAAGAACGATGCAACAGACGACAATGGGCACGGAACTCATGTAGCCGGAACCATTGCCCAATCCACCAATAATAATTATGGGGTAGCCGGCATCGCTTACAAAGCCAAAATCATGCCGCTAAAAGTCTTATCGGCCGGCGGAGGAGGAACCGTGGCCGATATTGCCGAAGCGATCCGTTTTGCCGCCGATCATGGGGCAGATGTCATTAATATGAGTTTAGGGGGCGGAGGCGAAAGCGAATTAATGGAGCAAGCCATTGATTATGCTTATAGTAAAGGAGTAGTGATCATTGCGGCTGCCGGCAACTCCGGTGACAATGCCTCATCCTACCCTGCCCGTTATCCTAAAGTGATCAGCGTAGCCGCTTTGGATGCCGCCGGCAATAAAGCCTCTTATTCTAATTTTGGCGCAGGGGTTGATATTTCGGCTCCTGGAGGGGATGAACTCGCAGAGATTTTACAAGAAACCATTGACCCTCAAACCGGCAAAGCCGCTTGGGTAGGATTACACGGAACCAGTATGGCCTCTCCCCACGTAGCCGCCGTAGCCGCCTTAATTAAAGCTGAAGGCATATCCGATCCCCAAGAAATCCTCGAGGTTCTCTTACAATCTTCTCGTAAAATCACTGAAGATCCCTTTAACTATTATGGTGCCGGTCAATTAGATGCAGCCGCATCAGTAGAATTAGCCCACAAAGGCAAAATTTCCTTGCGTCACTTTTTCCGTTGGTTACGGGATAATGGCTATCTAAGCCTCCGTTTTTGGTTCGATGGCGGCGCAGTGGCCTTAATGCCCAAAATTTTGATGATCGTGGGTTCTTATTTATTGGCCTGGTTTTTACGCACTTATTTACCCTTCGCCTTGCCGTTGAATTTCGGTTTGATTATGGGTAGTACAGGCTTGTTTTTCTTACGAGGATTTTATGTGTTTGATTTACCTCAATGGCCTTTCCGACTCATGGGAAGTTCCATTCCTGAATTAGGCAGTATTATTCAGGGAAGTCCTCTATTAAACCCGATTGTTGCCAGTGTGTTAATTCCTTTTGGCTTGATTGCTCTATTCTTAGGACATGAAAAGTTAAAATGGTTTGCCATCGGGACTACTCTAGGGGTTGCCTCTTGTTTAGCAGTCAGTGCGGCTATCGATCCCGGTTTACAATGGATCGCCTCACCAGAGATTGCTCGCATCTTTTTAGGCATTAATGCCTTACTCTGCTTCGGGTTAGCTTTTTTGGCCAGTAGAGGAGAATTGAAACTGTCATGA
- a CDS encoding methyl-accepting chemotaxis protein, producing MSIFDMNKLQNRIFAGYGIPLVILLVLGGTTLGAMNYRNQLNKEVENSNASIQALDQLVIGTGKMVRAIRGQVLFPQDVYYRENFQKGLEIYQAAAKQSDKLLTNTDYQGDWQAILDGAENIEKQGQEVLDNIQAGKVPQAKAMVAELKVSSFDEAYQDLVEKQKKLIETDTNREEFASAITSWVTIGGTVLAIGVSGAAGWIISSGISQQLRKSAHEISSSSAEIATTMEQQERTANQQAASVNETTTTMDELGASSRTSEEQAEAASKSAQEVLELARRGNQAVEETVASMIDLRGKVAAIADQTVRLSEQTNLIGNISELVSDLAQQTNMLALNASVEAVRAGENGQGFAIVAEEIRKLADQSKQSAGKISSLVSDIQNAINTTVMVTDEGTKTVNAGMNVTERTAQAFGGVVEAVNNVAMNSQQIALNIRQQSRAVQQVLAAMDSINQGAQQSATGITQIKTGTHQLKQTATDLQAII from the coding sequence ATGAGTATTTTCGACATGAATAAACTGCAAAATAGAATCTTCGCCGGCTATGGAATTCCTTTAGTGATTTTGCTGGTTTTAGGCGGAACAACTTTAGGCGCAATGAACTACCGTAACCAATTAAATAAAGAGGTAGAAAACTCTAATGCCAGTATTCAAGCCTTAGATCAATTAGTGATTGGAACCGGTAAGATGGTGCGGGCTATTCGCGGTCAAGTGCTATTTCCCCAAGATGTTTATTATCGAGAAAATTTTCAAAAAGGACTAGAAATTTACCAAGCAGCCGCCAAACAAAGCGATAAACTTTTAACCAATACTGATTACCAAGGGGATTGGCAAGCGATCCTTGACGGCGCTGAGAACATAGAAAAGCAAGGTCAAGAAGTTCTGGATAATATACAAGCCGGGAAAGTTCCTCAAGCGAAAGCGATGGTAGCTGAACTAAAAGTATCATCTTTTGATGAAGCTTATCAGGACTTAGTTGAAAAACAGAAAAAACTGATCGAAACAGATACTAATCGAGAAGAATTCGCTAGTGCGATCACCTCATGGGTGACCATTGGGGGAACGGTTTTAGCCATAGGGGTTTCCGGGGCGGCAGGTTGGATCATTTCCTCGGGAATTAGTCAACAACTGCGAAAAAGCGCCCATGAAATCTCCTCTTCTTCGGCTGAAATTGCGACCACGATGGAACAACAAGAACGCACCGCTAATCAACAAGCCGCGTCGGTTAATGAAACCACCACGACTATGGATGAATTAGGGGCATCTTCGAGAACTTCTGAAGAACAAGCCGAAGCCGCCTCTAAATCCGCTCAAGAGGTGCTAGAATTAGCCCGCCGAGGCAATCAAGCCGTAGAAGAAACCGTTGCCTCTATGATAGACCTCAGAGGTAAAGTCGCCGCTATTGCTGATCAAACAGTTCGCCTTAGTGAACAAACCAATTTAATCGGTAATATATCTGAATTAGTCAGTGATTTAGCGCAACAAACCAATATGTTAGCCCTCAATGCTTCCGTAGAAGCCGTCCGCGCGGGAGAAAATGGCCAAGGTTTTGCTATTGTCGCCGAAGAAATCCGCAAATTAGCCGATCAAAGTAAACAATCTGCCGGCAAAATTAGTTCTCTGGTGTCTGATATTCAAAACGCCATCAACACAACGGTGATGGTTACTGATGAAGGCACTAAAACCGTTAATGCAGGCATGAATGTCACTGAAAGAACGGCTCAAGCTTTTGGCGGCGTTGTGGAAGCGGTCAATAATGTCGCCATGAATTCTCAACAAATTGCCCTCAATATCAGACAACAAAGTCGGGCAGTACAACAAGTCTTAGCGGCTATGGATAGCATTAACCAAGGGGCACAACAAAGCGCAACCGGCATCACTCAAATTAAAACCGGAACCCACCAACTTAAGCAAACTGCAACAGACTTACAAGCCATTATTTGA
- a CDS encoding heavy-metal-associated domain-containing protein, which produces MALELKVPSIACSGCADTITKAIKTVEPEANVKVDVEAKTVAVEAKASEESIKQAITATGHTIE; this is translated from the coding sequence ATGGCATTAGAATTAAAAGTACCCAGTATTGCCTGTTCCGGTTGTGCAGATACCATTACTAAAGCGATCAAAACAGTGGAACCAGAAGCTAATGTAAAGGTTGATGTTGAGGCAAAAACCGTTGCAGTGGAAGCCAAAGCGTCAGAAGAATCTATCAAACAAGCCATTACAGCAACCGGTCACACAATAGAATAA
- a CDS encoding hybrid sensor histidine kinase/response regulator, with protein MIEDEELREVYEISGKEHLQNLEALLLELEKKPDSEVVLQTLLREAHSLKGDSRVTGVRSVEMLSHKLEEILGSIKSQDITLTPAISDSLYRTVDAMRKLVHEAVTDEPSGVDVEQLLAHLSPKPQEQAPIPHTNGNGNGNGSKNSNNWFIQDEDLRDIYKLSSEEHLSKLKAGLQVLEKHPFDENSIEALLQEAQSFELDSRIVGRQDLESLIHKVEEVLERVKGHEIAFTAASNRLNQGLEAIALLVKEAVTGEPSGIDPNGIVQLLSALLTPGKKPQPSPPASKPPQQKAAPAPEVESLQAVQGITVPSEPYRIDTLRVNVRHLDSLMTQAGELTVTKTRLAHASEEIRELTTLWEEWKPRLGQRERHKWGGRLQSSWERLDGIINHLSAIAPENQTRLDLISRELDDRVRTLRLLPLSTVFNLFPRFVRDLGKEQGKQVELVIEGGDIQVDKQILEEIKDPLLHLLRNAIDHGIETPEERQQMAKPLLGKIWLRGYRRGSNIVIEVADDGRGLDVEEIKQTAIKRKLYRPEELANLTPTQLKYLIFTPGFSTRTFITEISGRGVGLDVVRTNVERLKGNIQLESIPDHGCTFRMQMRSSVATLQVMLVTVNGIIHAIPLEFVRQTLLVSPEDIYTLEGRPTISLKDEAISVAKMGEVLELPEVISGISAKKRSLKKERFISLVVLKVESDQLALIIDDLLEVLDVVIKPQSDILKRVRNIIGATILGTGDVCMIINPPDILKSVAKSDIAVVESETEKEAESVVKPVILLTEDSIAVRTQEKRILEKAGYEVVVAVDGMDGYNKLRTRDFDAVISDVQMPNMDGLEFVAKIRQHPEYRELPVILVTSLASEDDKRRGASAGANAYIVKDQFNQEMLLETLERLV; from the coding sequence ATGATTGAAGACGAAGAACTGCGCGAAGTATATGAGATTTCCGGTAAAGAGCATCTACAAAACCTAGAAGCTCTTTTGCTGGAATTAGAAAAAAAACCCGACTCTGAGGTAGTGCTACAAACCTTACTCAGAGAAGCTCACAGTCTCAAAGGAGATTCTCGAGTAACCGGCGTTAGAAGCGTTGAAATGCTCTCCCATAAACTCGAAGAAATTCTCGGAAGTATTAAAAGCCAGGACATAACCCTAACGCCAGCTATTAGTGATAGTCTCTATCGGACTGTGGACGCAATGCGAAAATTAGTCCATGAAGCCGTCACCGATGAACCGAGTGGAGTCGATGTAGAGCAACTCCTAGCGCATTTATCCCCAAAACCCCAAGAGCAAGCCCCTATTCCTCACACAAACGGAAACGGGAATGGAAATGGCTCAAAAAACAGCAATAATTGGTTTATTCAAGATGAAGATTTACGGGATATCTATAAACTATCGAGTGAAGAACACTTGAGCAAACTCAAAGCCGGCTTACAGGTATTAGAAAAACATCCCTTTGATGAAAACTCTATAGAAGCATTATTACAAGAAGCACAAAGCTTTGAGTTAGATTCTCGCATAGTCGGACGACAAGATTTAGAAAGCCTCATTCACAAAGTTGAGGAAGTTCTAGAACGAGTCAAAGGTCATGAAATTGCCTTTACCGCCGCGAGTAACCGTCTCAACCAAGGATTAGAAGCCATCGCCCTTTTAGTTAAAGAGGCCGTCACCGGTGAACCCAGTGGTATAGACCCCAATGGCATAGTACAACTCTTAAGCGCACTACTCACACCCGGCAAAAAACCTCAGCCCTCTCCTCCTGCCTCAAAACCGCCGCAACAAAAAGCCGCACCGGCACCCGAGGTAGAAAGCTTGCAGGCCGTACAAGGGATAACAGTACCCAGTGAACCCTATCGTATTGATACCCTTCGGGTTAATGTGCGCCACCTAGACTCATTAATGACCCAAGCGGGAGAATTAACGGTAACCAAAACCCGTTTAGCCCATGCCAGTGAGGAAATCCGCGAATTAACGACCCTCTGGGAAGAATGGAAACCGCGACTCGGACAGCGTGAGCGGCACAAATGGGGAGGCAGACTGCAAAGCTCTTGGGAACGCTTAGACGGCATTATTAACCATCTTTCCGCGATTGCGCCTGAAAACCAGACGCGATTAGACCTGATTTCTCGAGAATTAGATGATCGGGTTCGTACCCTAAGATTATTACCCTTATCCACCGTTTTTAACCTATTCCCTCGCTTTGTGAGAGACTTAGGCAAAGAACAGGGCAAACAGGTAGAGTTAGTCATAGAAGGGGGAGACATTCAAGTTGATAAACAAATTCTCGAAGAAATCAAAGACCCCCTCCTGCATTTGCTCCGTAATGCTATAGATCACGGCATTGAAACCCCAGAAGAACGCCAACAGATGGCCAAACCCCTGTTAGGAAAAATCTGGCTGCGAGGTTATAGACGAGGAAGTAATATTGTCATCGAAGTAGCCGATGATGGACGGGGATTAGATGTAGAAGAAATTAAACAAACGGCCATTAAGCGCAAACTTTACCGCCCTGAAGAATTAGCCAATTTAACCCCAACTCAATTAAAGTATTTAATTTTTACCCCAGGGTTCTCTACCCGAACCTTTATCACAGAAATCTCTGGCCGAGGAGTCGGGTTAGATGTAGTCCGTACTAATGTCGAACGACTCAAAGGGAATATTCAACTCGAGTCAATTCCTGATCATGGTTGCACATTTCGGATGCAAATGCGAAGTTCTGTTGCAACTTTACAGGTGATGTTAGTCACCGTTAATGGAATCATCCACGCCATTCCTTTAGAATTCGTTCGACAAACTTTATTAGTGAGTCCTGAAGATATCTATACCTTAGAAGGACGGCCCACGATTTCCCTAAAAGATGAAGCCATTTCTGTGGCCAAAATGGGGGAAGTGTTGGAATTACCCGAGGTGATTTCCGGAATCAGTGCAAAAAAACGGTCTTTAAAAAAAGAACGGTTCATTTCCCTGGTGGTGTTGAAAGTCGAATCAGACCAATTAGCACTGATCATCGATGATTTATTAGAAGTTCTCGATGTAGTCATTAAACCCCAAAGCGACATTTTAAAACGGGTACGCAATATCATCGGCGCAACCATTTTGGGGACTGGGGATGTTTGTATGATTATTAATCCACCTGACATCCTCAAGTCTGTGGCCAAATCCGATATTGCTGTAGTCGAATCTGAAACGGAAAAAGAAGCAGAAAGCGTCGTTAAACCGGTCATTCTCTTAACCGAAGATTCCATCGCCGTTCGTACTCAAGAAAAACGCATTCTTGAAAAAGCCGGTTATGAAGTCGTGGTTGCTGTGGATGGTATGGATGGCTACAACAAGCTGAGAACTCGGGACTTTGATGCAGTTATTTCTGACGTACAAATGCCCAATATGGATGGCTTAGAATTTGTCGCTAAAATTCGACAGCATCCCGAATATCGAGAACTTCCCGTTATTCTCGTGACTTCTTTAGCATCCGAAGACGATAAGCGTCGGGGAGCTTCTGCCGGGGCAAACGCCTATATTGTCAAAGATCAATTCAACCAAGAAATGTTACTAGAAACTTTAGAAAGACTTGTCTAG
- the pdxH gene encoding pyridoxamine 5'-phosphate oxidase, producing the protein MDQSIADLRQNYTLAGLSLADANPNPFLQFRLWFDQALCAGLLEPNAMTIATVDAEGKPKARMVLLKDFDERGFVFFTNYDSAKGQQLAQNPWAALVFWWDVLERQVRIEGKVEKVSPQDSDAYFASRPLLSRLGALASPQSQVVESREVLEQRLELLKEKYRDQEIPRPPHWGGLRVVPDLMEFWCGRPSRLHDRLRYRLSVEGTWVIERLSP; encoded by the coding sequence ATGGATCAATCAATCGCTGATTTACGGCAAAATTATACCCTTGCTGGCTTAAGCTTAGCCGATGCGAATCCTAACCCATTTTTACAGTTTCGACTCTGGTTTGACCAAGCCCTCTGTGCCGGTTTACTTGAGCCTAATGCGATGACTATAGCAACGGTTGACGCTGAGGGTAAACCCAAGGCGAGAATGGTATTACTAAAAGATTTTGATGAGCGAGGTTTTGTTTTTTTTACCAACTATGACAGTGCTAAGGGACAACAATTAGCCCAAAATCCTTGGGCGGCGTTAGTTTTTTGGTGGGATGTTTTAGAACGTCAAGTTCGCATCGAGGGAAAGGTGGAAAAAGTTTCTCCCCAAGACTCAGATGCTTATTTTGCTTCTCGCCCTCTATTATCTCGTCTCGGTGCTTTAGCTTCCCCTCAAAGTCAAGTGGTGGAAAGTCGAGAGGTTTTAGAACAGCGTTTAGAACTCTTAAAAGAAAAATATCGTGACCAAGAAATCCCTCGCCCGCCCCATTGGGGAGGTTTGAGAGTGGTTCCGGACCTGATGGAATTTTGGTGTGGCCGGCCTAGCCGCTTACATGATCGTCTACGCTATCGTTTAAGTGTTGAGGGAACTTGGGTGATTGAGCGTTTATCACCTTAA
- a CDS encoding HAMP domain-containing methyl-accepting chemotaxis protein has product MKLMSKIQLAIAFPAGFLVVVGLWSTWGFWKINHQVATIYDDRVVPLKQLKIISDEYGLDVVDQVNKVHAGTISLNQALSNIKAAQKKIEENWKAYRQTYLTEEEEKLAAQAEQLFKAANAQISEILVALASGNAAQVAQFDGPLYQYIDPLSAKIQQLSDLQLEVAQEERAKATGIFLLMTSVLIVLSVATIVIVLLPIRLFVNRLIVATLRDTVNTVAQTSTEIATATEEQERLAERQASSVNKTTTTMDELKISSQQSAQQAFTAAQGAQQVLQLSHEGRQAVAQTLAGMEDLKEKVGSISSAIAFLNQQLSQIDTYQQVVAEIADQTNMLALNASVEAVRAGEQGKGFGVVAAEIRKLAEGSKQSAEKINNLVAEIQRAFTNTVKATQSGSQTVEEELTGLQNMAATFSSVANAVDEVAVSVQQISLNAKQQAVGVEQVVDEMNLLNQAAAQTASGITQTKVGTQKLNEKANELKAMV; this is encoded by the coding sequence ATGAAATTAATGAGTAAAATACAATTAGCAATTGCTTTTCCGGCAGGCTTTTTAGTAGTAGTGGGATTGTGGTCAACTTGGGGATTTTGGAAAATTAATCATCAAGTAGCAACGATTTATGATGATCGAGTGGTTCCTTTAAAACAGTTAAAAATTATTTCTGATGAATATGGTTTGGATGTGGTCGATCAAGTGAATAAAGTTCATGCCGGAACCATCAGCTTAAATCAGGCTCTTAGCAATATTAAAGCCGCGCAAAAAAAAATTGAGGAAAACTGGAAAGCTTATCGACAAACTTACCTCACCGAAGAAGAAGAAAAACTCGCCGCCCAAGCCGAACAACTGTTTAAAGCCGCCAATGCACAAATCAGCGAAATACTCGTCGCTTTAGCATCAGGAAATGCCGCTCAAGTTGCTCAATTTGACGGTCCCCTGTACCAATATATCGATCCTCTCAGCGCAAAAATACAACAATTGAGTGATCTACAGCTAGAAGTAGCCCAAGAAGAACGAGCAAAAGCGACAGGAATCTTTTTGTTGATGACTAGCGTTCTCATTGTTTTGAGTGTGGCTACCATCGTAATCGTATTGCTACCCATTAGACTCTTCGTCAATCGCTTAATCGTCGCCACATTAAGAGATACAGTTAACACCGTCGCGCAAACCTCCACAGAAATCGCCACAGCCACCGAAGAACAAGAACGACTCGCTGAAAGACAAGCCTCCTCGGTTAACAAAACCACAACCACAATGGATGAACTGAAAATATCATCCCAACAATCGGCTCAACAAGCTTTTACTGCCGCTCAGGGTGCCCAACAAGTGCTACAACTTTCTCATGAAGGCAGACAAGCGGTAGCCCAAACCCTAGCCGGCATGGAAGACTTAAAAGAAAAAGTCGGCAGCATTAGCAGTGCGATCGCCTTTCTCAATCAACAACTTTCCCAAATCGATACCTATCAACAAGTGGTTGCTGAAATAGCCGATCAAACCAATATGTTAGCCCTAAACGCTTCTGTAGAAGCCGTGCGAGCCGGAGAACAAGGCAAAGGTTTTGGGGTAGTGGCGGCGGAAATTCGTAAATTAGCCGAAGGCAGCAAACAATCAGCCGAAAAAATTAATAATTTAGTAGCTGAAATTCAAAGAGCCTTTACGAACACTGTAAAAGCCACTCAATCCGGTTCACAAACCGTTGAAGAAGAATTAACAGGGCTGCAAAACATGGCTGCAACCTTTAGCAGCGTTGCTAATGCTGTGGACGAAGTCGCCGTTAGTGTACAACAAATTTCTCTCAATGCTAAACAACAAGCAGTAGGGGTTGAACAAGTGGTTGATGAAATGAACCTACTCAACCAAGCGGCTGCCCAAACGGCAAGCGGCATCACACAAACCAAAGTAGGAACCCAAAAACTCAATGAGAAAGCCAATGAACTCAAAGCAATGGTGTGA
- a CDS encoding methyl-accepting chemotaxis protein, with protein MSILDTKKLQNRIFLGYTVPIAIMVLVGTITGVSVINLKSLSNDVARTNKVLIGVQQTDLALNRMVRNVRGQALFPADPTYRDAYNEGQQNFKDIIDEVESDIKDPQQKENWSNFHNEAENIAKLSDDIVALFSQGKVKDAINKTQDLRMVDLAKLYDKIRDRQEEIIGDIEKKQGTAEMVVATSLILGTIIAAVGTLILAIWISKAATGQIRKSAHEITTASSEIATTMEEQERTANQQAASVNETTTTMDELGASSRTSEEQAESAAKAAQEVLELARRGNQAVAETVASMMDLRGKVAAIADQTVRLSEQTNLIGNISELVSDLAQQTNMLALNASVEAVRAGEHGQGFAIVAEEIRKLADQSKQSAGKISSLVSDIQNAINTTVMVTDEGTKTVNAGMNVTERTAQAFSGVVEAVNNVAMNSQQIALNIRQQSRAVQQVLAAMDSINQGAQQSATGITQIKTGTHQLNKTAIELQEIV; from the coding sequence ATGAGTATTTTAGATACCAAAAAACTACAAAATCGCATTTTCTTAGGCTATACTGTCCCCATTGCTATTATGGTGCTAGTAGGAACCATTACTGGAGTCAGTGTCATCAATTTAAAAAGTTTAAGTAATGATGTGGCACGCACCAACAAAGTGTTAATTGGCGTTCAACAAACGGATTTGGCCCTTAACCGCATGGTTCGCAATGTCAGAGGTCAAGCTTTGTTTCCGGCTGATCCAACTTATCGGGATGCTTATAACGAAGGACAACAAAATTTTAAAGATATCATTGATGAGGTAGAAAGCGACATTAAAGACCCTCAACAAAAAGAAAACTGGAGCAATTTTCATAACGAAGCCGAAAATATTGCCAAGTTGAGTGATGATATCGTGGCTTTATTCTCTCAAGGAAAAGTCAAAGATGCCATCAATAAAACTCAAGACCTGAGAATGGTTGATTTGGCAAAATTGTATGATAAAATCCGCGATCGCCAAGAGGAAATCATCGGAGATATAGAAAAGAAACAAGGTACAGCAGAAATGGTTGTGGCCACCAGTTTAATTTTAGGCACTATCATTGCTGCGGTAGGGACTTTAATTTTAGCTATTTGGATTTCTAAAGCCGCCACCGGGCAAATCCGAAAATCGGCTCATGAAATTACCACCGCTTCCTCGGAAATCGCCACCACGATGGAAGAACAAGAACGCACCGCTAATCAACAAGCCGCTTCGGTTAATGAAACCACCACGACTATGGATGAATTAGGGGCATCTTCGAGAACTTCTGAAGAACAAGCTGAATCTGCTGCTAAAGCGGCTCAAGAAGTGCTAGAATTAGCCCGCCGAGGCAATCAAGCCGTAGCAGAAACCGTTGCCTCTATGATGGACCTCAGAGGTAAAGTCGCCGCTATTGCTGATCAAACAGTTCGCCTCAGTGAACAAACCAATTTAATCGGTAATATATCTGAATTAGTCAGTGATTTAGCACAACAAACCAATATGTTAGCCCTTAATGCTTCAGTAGAAGCTGTGCGTGCGGGAGAACATGGTCAAGGTTTTGCTATTGTCGCCGAAGAAATCCGCAAATTAGCCGATCAAAGTAAACAATCTGCCGGCAAAATTAGTTCTCTGGTGTCTGATATTCAAAACGCCATCAACACAACGGTGATGGTTACTGATGAAGGCACTAAAACCGTTAATGCAGGCATGAATGTCACTGAAAGAACGGCTCAAGCTTTTAGCGGCGTTGTGGAAGCGGTTAATAATGTCGCCATGAATTCTCAACAAATTGCCCTCAATATCAGACAACAAAGTCGGGCAGTGCAACAAGTCTTAGCGGCTATGGATAGCATTAACCAAGGGGCACAACAAAGCGCAACCGGCATCACTCAAATTAAAACCGGAACCCATCAACTAAACAAAACTGCCATAGAATTGCAAGAAATTGTTTAA